In Terriglobus sp. TAA 43, a single window of DNA contains:
- a CDS encoding metallophosphoesterase family protein has protein sequence MHHTEIMNGTVRVGVISDTHGLLRPEVPPLLEGVDCILHAGDVGDINILHRLAHIAPVTAIRGNVDTTGPCAALSATDLIEIGGTSIYMVHSIHDLDIKPEAAGVRVVVSGHTHKPATEERNGVLYLNPGSIGPRRFRLPVSMALLHLSGNDTRVEFVTLDS, from the coding sequence ATGCATCACACTGAAATCATGAATGGAACGGTCCGCGTGGGTGTGATTTCTGATACGCACGGACTCCTGCGCCCGGAAGTCCCTCCCCTGCTGGAGGGTGTGGACTGCATTCTGCACGCGGGCGATGTGGGCGATATCAATATCCTTCATCGCCTGGCGCACATTGCACCCGTTACTGCGATCCGCGGCAATGTGGATACCACCGGACCATGCGCAGCACTCTCTGCCACTGACCTGATCGAAATTGGCGGCACATCCATTTACATGGTGCACTCCATCCACGACCTGGATATCAAGCCGGAAGCGGCCGGTGTCCGCGTGGTGGTGAGTGGCCATACTCACAAACCCGCTACTGAGGAACGCAACGGTGTTCTCTATCTCAATCCCGGCAGCATCGGTCCGAGGCGCTTTCGCCTGCCTGTCTCGATGGCCCTTCTCCATTTGAGCGGCAACGACACGCGCGTGGAGTTCGTCACGCTGGATAGTTAG
- a CDS encoding tyrosine-type recombinase/integrase: protein MSLSDLSSRYVTVLETERGASEHTVRAYTREVQNFAAWLVETLGEEGDIRRVEHTHVRAYLAVLYDRGLTKASAARALAAVRSWFRWMAKEGVVEQNPATLVATPKLPKHLPRVPSAEEVNRVLDAIENVRATPRSAKKAGKKSAKLADKEYTGWPERDRVIWELLYGCGIRNSELVGINLRDIYWSNDAILVRGKGRKERYVPLGDAAAEAVRGYLPHREAKLRNGKAALIADGPLLINQSARGSARLTTRSVGRIVKAIAIQRGLPADVHPHTLRHAFGTHMLEEGADLRAIQELLGHERLSTTQRYTQLTVGQVQQVYDETHPRAN, encoded by the coding sequence ATGAGCCTGTCCGATCTAAGCAGTCGCTACGTCACCGTGTTGGAGACTGAGCGCGGCGCCAGCGAGCACACTGTTCGTGCTTACACACGTGAAGTGCAGAACTTCGCTGCGTGGCTGGTGGAAACGCTTGGCGAAGAGGGCGATATCCGACGGGTGGAGCACACGCATGTGCGCGCGTATCTGGCAGTCCTGTATGACCGTGGATTGACGAAGGCATCGGCAGCACGTGCGCTTGCGGCAGTTCGGTCGTGGTTTCGTTGGATGGCCAAAGAGGGCGTCGTCGAACAGAATCCGGCGACGCTGGTTGCCACTCCGAAGCTGCCGAAGCATCTTCCACGGGTGCCGTCTGCGGAAGAGGTCAATCGCGTTCTGGATGCCATTGAGAACGTAAGAGCAACGCCGCGTTCGGCGAAGAAAGCTGGCAAGAAATCTGCGAAGTTGGCAGACAAGGAATACACCGGGTGGCCAGAGCGCGACCGCGTGATCTGGGAGCTGCTCTACGGCTGCGGAATCCGTAATTCAGAGCTGGTCGGCATCAATCTGCGTGACATTTATTGGTCCAACGACGCGATCCTGGTTCGCGGCAAAGGTCGCAAAGAGCGTTATGTGCCTTTAGGCGATGCTGCGGCAGAAGCTGTTCGCGGCTATCTGCCACATCGGGAAGCGAAACTAAGGAATGGCAAAGCGGCGCTCATCGCAGACGGCCCACTGCTCATCAACCAGTCCGCGCGTGGTTCGGCGCGCCTGACGACGCGTTCTGTGGGAAGAATTGTGAAGGCCATCGCCATCCAGCGCGGTCTACCGGCTGATGTTCACCCTCACACGCTGCGCCACGCCTTCGGCACGCACATGCTGGAGGAGGGAGCCGACCTGCGAGCGATTCAGGAACTCCTTGGCCATGAACGGCTTTCCACCACGCAACGGTATACACAGCTCACCGTAGGCCAGGTGCAGCAGGTGTACGACGAGACCCACCCGCGGGCTAATTGA
- a CDS encoding hemolysin family protein, whose product MLESALFRLMTVAVLILANAFFVAAEFAIVSVRETRLEHMVRNGRVGAATALRLKQEIDDFLAANQLGVTLCSLALGYLGESAVAQVLEQLFGQATFLQRWKVFALHETAISHIVAIVLAFSIITYLEVLLGEQVPKSIALQRSERLALAVAGPMDVFIRITQPAVRFLKGSTALVLRMFRMPLRSEGGEVHSPEELKMVATATRRNGLLPEFQEQMIHHAIDLNHVTVREIMTPRGRIFALPADMPVELASARIIEEQHSRVPVYDPVLGTEHIIGVVYSKDISRLMHYRRDNRLPAVLQAPSVPLRNVVRDVMVVPETKLAVEVLQEFQHRRRQIAIVVDEFGSTVGLVTAEDVLEQVVGELQDEFDLAARNLPTPDQHGNVDLDGTVTLRDLTTQLHWHFPREAGIETLAGFMLAQLGHLPKTGEDVVYGGHVFRVLEMNGRRISRIRVQTTPVAQGEAVESVQEERNEA is encoded by the coding sequence TGTCAGTTCGCGAAACGCGTCTGGAACACATGGTGCGCAACGGGCGCGTTGGCGCTGCGACGGCTCTGCGACTGAAGCAGGAAATAGATGACTTCCTGGCGGCAAACCAGCTTGGCGTAACGCTGTGTTCGCTGGCGCTTGGCTATCTGGGTGAGAGTGCCGTGGCCCAGGTGTTGGAGCAGCTTTTTGGGCAGGCCACTTTCCTGCAACGGTGGAAGGTGTTCGCGCTGCACGAGACTGCCATCAGCCACATTGTGGCGATTGTGCTCGCATTTTCTATCATCACCTACCTGGAAGTTCTGTTGGGCGAGCAGGTGCCGAAATCGATTGCTCTGCAGCGCAGTGAGCGCCTTGCGTTGGCAGTTGCTGGGCCTATGGATGTCTTCATCCGCATTACGCAACCTGCGGTGCGCTTCCTGAAAGGTTCCACCGCGCTGGTGCTGCGTATGTTTCGCATGCCGTTGCGCAGCGAAGGCGGAGAAGTGCACTCGCCGGAAGAGTTGAAGATGGTGGCCACGGCAACACGTCGCAACGGCCTGCTGCCTGAGTTTCAGGAACAGATGATTCATCACGCCATCGACCTGAATCACGTAACCGTGCGCGAGATTATGACGCCGCGCGGACGCATCTTCGCGTTGCCGGCTGATATGCCCGTGGAGCTTGCATCGGCCCGCATCATTGAAGAGCAGCACTCGCGCGTGCCGGTATATGACCCTGTGTTGGGAACCGAGCACATCATCGGCGTGGTGTACTCCAAAGACATCTCACGGTTGATGCACTATCGCCGTGACAACCGTCTACCTGCTGTCTTACAGGCGCCTTCCGTGCCACTGCGCAACGTGGTGCGTGACGTAATGGTCGTCCCGGAAACGAAGCTTGCCGTCGAAGTTTTGCAAGAGTTCCAGCATCGTCGACGTCAGATTGCCATTGTGGTGGATGAGTTCGGTTCTACGGTGGGATTGGTTACCGCGGAAGATGTTCTGGAGCAGGTGGTAGGAGAGCTGCAGGATGAGTTCGACTTGGCGGCACGCAACCTTCCTACGCCGGATCAACACGGCAACGTGGATCTGGATGGCACGGTGACGCTGCGCGATTTGACCACCCAATTGCATTGGCACTTTCCGCGTGAAGCGGGCATTGAGACGCTGGCAGGTTTCATGCTGGCGCAGCTTGGCCATCTGCCCAAAACTGGCGAGGATGTGGTCTACGGTGGACACGTGTTTCGTGTGTTGGAAATGAACGGTCGTCGCATCAGCCGTATCCGTGTGCAAACCACGCCTGTCGCACAAGGTGAAGCCGTTGAATCGGTGCAGGAAGAGCGCAACGAGGCATGA
- a CDS encoding ABC transporter permease, which translates to MKSVWPIVKRVLLTLPVLWIIVSLVFLLIHLVPGDPVAQMMGEGASSTDLSAFRHQLGLDLPLHTQYLLYWKGVLHGDLGRSIRLKDSVTALVLARYPYTLLMSLTSLLLAILLAVPAGVGSALHRGKATDRILGGVSLVGLSFPNFALGPILILVFSIGFGWLPVSGAGTGPLLGPSTLLHLVLPSITLGLSLAAILTRMVRTSMLEELGQDYIRTARAKGLPERTVVYKHALRNALVPVLTVIGLQFGSLLAGAIVTETIFSWPGIGRLTLSAISNRDYALVQGCTLTIGLTYLAANLLTDLLYTLANPRLRRS; encoded by the coding sequence ATGAAATCCGTGTGGCCCATTGTGAAACGTGTGCTGCTCACCCTGCCGGTGTTGTGGATCATCGTATCGTTAGTTTTCCTACTGATTCATCTGGTGCCGGGCGATCCCGTGGCGCAGATGATGGGAGAGGGCGCGAGTTCCACAGACCTGTCTGCCTTTCGTCATCAACTTGGGCTTGATTTGCCATTGCACACGCAGTATCTGCTGTATTGGAAGGGCGTCCTGCACGGTGATCTCGGCCGTTCCATCCGGTTGAAAGATTCAGTGACCGCGCTGGTGCTGGCGCGTTATCCATACACGTTGCTCATGTCGCTGACGTCGCTGTTGCTGGCGATTCTGCTTGCCGTGCCCGCGGGTGTCGGGTCGGCTTTGCATCGTGGCAAAGCAACGGACCGCATCCTTGGGGGAGTTTCGCTGGTGGGATTGTCATTTCCCAATTTCGCCCTGGGTCCGATTCTGATTCTGGTATTTTCGATTGGGTTCGGATGGCTTCCGGTTTCCGGTGCAGGTACAGGACCCTTGTTGGGGCCAAGTACGCTGCTCCATCTTGTTTTGCCTTCGATTACGTTGGGCCTCTCATTGGCCGCCATTCTCACCCGCATGGTGCGCACCTCCATGCTGGAAGAGCTTGGGCAGGACTATATCCGTACCGCGCGCGCAAAGGGATTGCCCGAACGTACGGTCGTTTACAAACATGCGTTGCGTAATGCTCTGGTGCCGGTACTAACGGTGATTGGGTTGCAGTTTGGTTCGCTGTTGGCGGGCGCGATTGTGACGGAAACGATCTTCTCGTGGCCTGGTATCGGGCGTTTGACGCTTTCCGCTATCTCCAATCGCGACTATGCCCTGGTGCAGGGCTGCACGTTAACCATTGGCCTGACGTACCTTGCAGCGAACCTGCTTACGGACCTGCTGTACACACTGGCTAATCCGCGGCTGCGACGTTCGTAG
- a CDS encoding tyrosine recombinase, whose protein sequence is MQASTTSSRNSELLREYMTMLRVEKGLRPLTCEAYLRDLEQFCEHLEVTDGQLASAKREDVAAWMEHLRTHDRTDRSIARKLSCLRGFYKWMLLDKRMSHDPTVNIEAPSTWKVLPKSLAEEDVSRMLEMTGVAAHHPQADALSLRDHALMELLYAGGLRAGEIVTLRVEDLHLDQQRAQVRGKGDKERIVPLGATACRAIEEYLQRGRPQLAGKGLQRTLFLSVRGKPLTTQVVWSIVKSTNSQASPHKLRHSCATHMVEHGADLRSVQTLLGHADISTTQVYTHLALGRLKEVHRLHHPRARRHSAEVRAS, encoded by the coding sequence ATGCAGGCGTCCACGACAAGCAGCCGCAACTCCGAACTCCTCCGCGAATACATGACCATGCTGCGCGTGGAAAAGGGGCTTCGCCCGCTAACCTGCGAGGCGTATCTGCGTGATCTAGAACAGTTTTGCGAGCATCTGGAAGTAACCGATGGCCAGCTTGCTTCGGCGAAGCGGGAAGACGTGGCGGCGTGGATGGAGCATCTGCGTACCCATGACCGCACGGATCGCTCCATTGCGCGTAAGTTGAGCTGCCTGCGTGGCTTCTACAAGTGGATGTTGCTGGACAAACGCATGAGCCACGATCCCACGGTAAACATTGAAGCGCCAAGCACATGGAAGGTGTTGCCAAAGTCGCTGGCGGAAGAAGATGTATCGCGCATGTTGGAGATGACCGGCGTGGCCGCGCATCATCCGCAGGCTGATGCACTTTCGCTTCGTGATCATGCGCTGATGGAACTGTTATACGCAGGCGGGCTCCGCGCCGGTGAGATTGTTACGCTGAGAGTGGAAGACCTGCATCTGGACCAACAACGTGCGCAGGTGCGCGGCAAGGGCGATAAGGAACGCATCGTACCGTTGGGCGCGACTGCGTGCCGGGCAATTGAAGAGTATTTGCAGCGTGGACGTCCGCAGCTTGCAGGCAAGGGATTGCAACGGACGTTATTTCTCTCCGTGCGCGGGAAACCACTAACGACGCAGGTGGTGTGGTCGATTGTGAAGTCGACGAACTCACAGGCCAGCCCGCATAAACTTCGCCACAGTTGTGCCACGCACATGGTGGAACACGGAGCTGATCTGCGCAGCGTGCAGACACTGCTGGGCCATGCCGACATCAGCACCACGCAGGTGTACACGCATCTTGCGCTGGGTCGTTTGAAAGAGGTGCATCGACTGCACCATCCGCGTGCTCGCCGCCATAGTGCGGAGGTGCGTGCATCATGA
- the secA gene encoding preprotein translocase subunit SecA: MFNKTLAKLFGTSNERAVKRMQPILDQINGFEPALQALTDEQLRAKTVEFRERIATRTADIADRDERIAAEKVVLDELLPEAFAVVREAGRRVVGMRHFDVQMIGGTVLHQGKIAEMRTGEGKTLVATLPCYLNALAGRGVHVVTVNDYLAKRDAEWMGKIYGFLGMTVGVIVHDLDDRERRAAYAADITYGTNNEFGFDYLRDNMKFELSELVQRGHYMSIVDEVDSILIDEARTPLIISGPTDQTTDKYERVNVIIPELELGEFTETLEQKIYTGDFTVDEKARSITVTDEGWEKIEGLLGIGNIADPENWDLKHHVETAIKAHNLYKRDVEYVVKDGEIIIVDEFTGRLMPGRRWSDGLHQAVEAKEGVSIRKEDQTLATITFQNYFRMYKKLAGMTGTAETEAAEFDNIYKLEITVIPTNRVMQRIEYPDIVYRTAKEKYFAVADEIDRLHALKQPVLVGTTSIEKSELLSEILKRKNVRHVVLNAKFHEREAEIVAQAGRLGMVTIATNMAGRGTDILLGGNAEFMARQELAKSGVAKSLATVEGTIAPVAAPGMYRFYYQNEEHECTQAEWDNALEHFATDCKREHEAVLEAGGLFIIGTERHESRRVDNQLRGRAGRQGDPGAARFYLSLEDDLMRIFAREWVSTLLQRLGMEEGVPIESGMITNRIAAAQKAVETQNFESRKHVLEYDDVMNKQREAVYGLRHNLLEGVDQKDLVLEDYTATALSNILDETAPANVHADQWNVTEMKAKLVDIFGTDFPQVDASVLNRHELGDTLFEGLKQRFEVKEQILGPDTLRYHERVIMLSTLDGLWKDHLLAMDHLKEGIGLRGYAQQDPLVAYKKESFEMFEAMMQRFQEDTLRNLYRMQIVGPDGIPIESLEQLQALRSMAAQPVAPPPPQLPQTPPPMRMSGGSEVEEQPRQPEAPQFPTSRGPQRQQYAPQKATSGQKPKRRR, translated from the coding sequence GTGTTTAACAAGACTCTCGCCAAACTGTTTGGCACCTCCAACGAACGCGCTGTGAAGCGCATGCAGCCCATCCTCGATCAGATCAACGGTTTCGAACCTGCACTACAGGCATTGACCGACGAACAGCTCCGCGCCAAGACGGTGGAGTTCCGCGAACGCATCGCCACGCGCACTGCTGACATTGCCGATCGCGACGAACGCATCGCCGCGGAGAAGGTGGTTCTCGACGAACTCCTGCCGGAAGCCTTCGCTGTGGTCCGCGAGGCAGGCCGTCGCGTGGTGGGTATGCGTCACTTTGACGTGCAGATGATCGGTGGCACCGTCCTGCATCAGGGCAAGATTGCCGAAATGCGTACCGGTGAAGGTAAGACGCTGGTCGCCACGCTGCCTTGCTACCTGAATGCCCTGGCTGGTCGCGGTGTTCACGTCGTTACCGTGAACGACTACCTGGCCAAGCGTGACGCCGAGTGGATGGGCAAGATTTACGGCTTCCTCGGCATGACGGTCGGCGTCATCGTTCATGATCTGGATGACCGCGAACGCCGTGCTGCGTATGCCGCGGACATCACCTACGGCACCAACAACGAGTTCGGCTTCGACTACCTTCGCGACAACATGAAGTTTGAATTGAGCGAGCTGGTACAGCGTGGTCACTACATGTCCATCGTTGACGAAGTGGACTCGATCCTGATTGACGAAGCGCGTACGCCGCTCATCATCAGCGGTCCCACGGACCAGACCACGGACAAGTACGAGCGTGTGAACGTGATCATCCCTGAGCTTGAGCTGGGTGAGTTCACGGAGACGCTGGAGCAGAAGATTTACACCGGCGACTTCACGGTGGACGAAAAGGCTCGCTCCATCACAGTGACGGACGAGGGTTGGGAAAAGATCGAAGGCCTGCTCGGTATTGGCAATATCGCCGATCCTGAGAACTGGGATCTGAAGCATCACGTTGAGACAGCCATCAAGGCTCACAACCTCTACAAGCGTGACGTAGAGTACGTGGTGAAGGACGGCGAAATTATCATCGTCGACGAGTTCACGGGCCGCCTGATGCCGGGCCGCCGCTGGTCCGATGGTCTGCACCAGGCAGTGGAAGCGAAGGAAGGCGTCAGCATCCGCAAGGAAGACCAGACGCTCGCTACCATCACCTTCCAGAACTACTTCCGTATGTACAAGAAGCTGGCCGGCATGACCGGTACGGCGGAGACGGAAGCGGCGGAATTCGACAACATCTACAAGCTCGAAATCACGGTCATCCCCACCAACCGCGTGATGCAGCGCATCGAGTATCCGGACATTGTGTATCGCACGGCGAAGGAAAAGTACTTTGCCGTGGCCGACGAGATTGATCGTCTTCATGCGCTTAAGCAGCCTGTGCTGGTGGGTACGACCTCGATTGAGAAGTCTGAACTTCTGAGCGAAATTCTGAAGCGCAAGAACGTGCGACACGTTGTTTTGAACGCTAAGTTCCACGAGCGTGAAGCGGAGATCGTCGCGCAGGCCGGACGCCTTGGCATGGTCACCATCGCCACCAACATGGCAGGCCGTGGTACGGATATTCTGCTGGGCGGCAACGCCGAGTTCATGGCGCGTCAGGAACTGGCGAAGAGCGGTGTTGCGAAGTCGCTGGCAACGGTGGAGGGAACGATCGCTCCCGTCGCTGCGCCGGGCATGTACCGCTTCTATTACCAGAACGAAGAACACGAGTGCACGCAGGCAGAGTGGGACAACGCATTGGAGCATTTTGCGACGGACTGCAAGCGTGAGCACGAAGCCGTTCTGGAGGCGGGTGGCCTCTTCATCATCGGTACGGAGCGTCACGAAAGCCGTCGTGTAGACAACCAGCTTCGCGGACGTGCAGGCCGTCAAGGTGATCCTGGTGCGGCTCGCTTTTATCTGTCGTTAGAAGACGATCTGATGCGCATCTTCGCGCGTGAATGGGTCAGCACGCTGCTGCAGCGCCTCGGTATGGAAGAGGGTGTGCCGATTGAAAGCGGCATGATCACCAACCGTATTGCAGCTGCGCAGAAGGCCGTAGAAACGCAGAACTTTGAATCGCGTAAGCACGTACTGGAATACGACGATGTCATGAACAAGCAGCGTGAAGCGGTCTATGGCCTGCGTCACAATCTGCTTGAGGGCGTGGATCAGAAGGACCTCGTCCTGGAGGACTACACCGCTACGGCGCTGTCGAACATCCTGGATGAGACCGCTCCTGCCAATGTTCACGCGGATCAGTGGAATGTGACTGAGATGAAGGCGAAGCTTGTCGACATCTTCGGTACGGACTTCCCGCAGGTGGACGCTTCCGTGCTCAATCGCCATGAGCTTGGCGACACGCTTTTTGAGGGGTTGAAGCAGCGCTTTGAGGTGAAGGAACAGATCCTTGGGCCAGATACGCTGCGTTATCACGAGCGCGTGATCATGCTGAGCACGCTGGACGGTCTTTGGAAGGACCATCTTCTTGCGATGGATCATCTGAAGGAAGGCATCGGCCTGCGTGGTTATGCGCAGCAGGATCCGCTGGTGGCCTACAAGAAGGAATCGTTCGAGATGTTTGAGGCCATGATGCAGCGCTTCCAGGAAGACACGCTGCGCAACCTCTACCGCATGCAGATCGTCGGCCCAGATGGCATTCCCATCGAGTCGTTGGAGCAGCTTCAGGCTCTTCGCAGTATGGCAGCCCAGCCGGTAGCTCCTCCTCCTCCGCAGCTTCCTCAGACACCACCGCCCATGCGCATGAGTGGTGGCAGCGAAGTGGAAGAGCAGCCACGTCAGCCGGAAGCGCCACAGTTCCCAACGAGCCGCGGGCCGCAACGGCAACAGTATGCCCCACAAAAAGCGACCAGCGGACAGAAGCCAAAACGCCGCCGTTAA